The genome window TCAGCGAGATGTAAAACAGGTAGACGATCGGGTACAGCATGAAACTCGAGAAGAGGACCACGCCGGGGATGACGAGCAGCAGTCCCCAGTCGCGACCGGAGAACGGCAGCGCTGACCGGAGCCGCGAGAGCCCGCCGCCGGCGTCGAGTTGTGAAGAGGCCATGGTAGCTGGTGGAGAGGCCGCCTACTGGTTCTCCCGGATCTCCGACGCGGCCTGGTCGAGGGCCGGGCCGCTCTCCTGATTGCCGTTGAAGACGCGGGTCAGCGCCTCGGTCAGCGGCGTCCAGACGGCGTTCATGTTCGGGTGGGTCGGGATGGGCACGCCGTGGTCGACCTGCTGAGCGAACGCCTGAACGTCGGCGGAGAGGTCGCCGTCCTCCACGACGGAGGAGAGGACGGGAATGTACCCCTGCTCCTCGGCGTTGGTCTCGATGATGTCCTCGTTCGTGGTGTACCACTCGGCCAGGCCCGTCGCGGCGTCGACCGTCGGCTGGTCGGCGTCCGACAGCATCGCGCTGAAGTAGAACGTCTGGATCCCCGAGTACGTCCGGGGGTTGTTGCCGTCGACGGTCGGCAGCGTCGTGACGCCGAGATTCTCGATCTCCTCGCCGAGGTTCGCGATCTCCCACGGGCCGTTGATCGCGAACGGCGCGGCGCCGTCGGCGAACGCGACGATCTGCGACTCGTAGCCGGGGTCGGCCGGCACGTAGTCGAACAGCTGTTCAAGCGCGTCCATCCCCCGCTTACACGCGTCGCTGTCGAGGGCGGTCTCGAGGCTCTCCGTGTCGAAGATGTCGCCGCCGTACGCCTGGATGAACCCGCTAGCAAAGTACGGGTCCGTGACGGGGTACGAGAGGCCGTACTCGCCGTTCTCCGGGTTGTGATACTCGTCCATCACCGAGAGCATCTCCTCGAACGTCTCGGGCGGCTCGTCGACCATGTCCTCGTTGTAGAACAGCGCGACCGTCTCCGAGGCGAACGGGAGCCCGTGGAGCGCGCCGTCGAACTGGACGGCCTCCTGGGCGGTCTCCGTGAAGACGTCCAGCGAGGCGTCGACGTCGTCGCTCGCGTCGTAGAGGAACGGCGGCTCCTCGCGGACCGCGAACCGGCCGATCCAGTCGTGCGCCCAGATCCACGAGTCGGGCCCCTCGCCGGCCGGGATCGCGGTTTCGAGCTGCTGGTCGAGCTCGCCGCCCGGCTCGTTCTTCTCGATCGTGTTGGGGCTCTCGGACTCGTACTCGTCGATGTACGAGGACATGGCCTCGTCCTCGCCGTCCGAGAGGTCGGTCCACAGCGTCGCGGTGCCGCCGCTCTCGCCGTCGCCGCCATCGCTTCCGTCGGACCCGTCACCGCCGTCGCCGCCGGTGCTGATACAGCCCGCGAGTCCCGCGAGCGCAGTCGTTCCCCCCATCGCCTTGAGCAGCGTTCTACGTTTCTCGTTCATGTGGCTAGAACAAATGATGAATTATATTTTCATACATTTAGTGTTTGGGGTACGTCCCGATCGATCCGGATCGATCCGTGTCGACTGTGAAGATCGACGATCGACTCGGCGAGTGGGTGTTGCCGATATTTGAGAAGAGATTATTCACCATATATCAGAAAAACAGCAAAGAACTCATATGCCAGCGGACCGGTCATCAGGGAAATGGCACGCGTCACGCTCGACACGCTCCGGAAGGAGTTCGACCGAGGGACCATCGTCGCCGTCGACGACCTGGACCTTGAGATCGACGACGGGGAGTTCGTGACCGTGGTCGGGCCGTCGGGCTGCGGGAAGACGACCACGCTCCGGATGGTCGCCGGGCTCGAAGAGCCGACCACCGGTACCGTCAGCTTCGACGACGAGGACGTCACCGAGGTCCACGCGAAGGAGCGTCCCGTCGCGATGGTGTTCCAGAACTACGCGTTATACCCCCACAAGACGGTCCGCGAGAACATGGCGTTCGGGCTCAAGATGAGCACGGATATGACGACGGAGGAGCGCCACGAGCGCGTCCGGGAGATGGCGGAGATGATGGGGATCGAGGACCTCCTCGACGACAAGCCGGACGAGCTCTCCGGC of Halorubrum trapanicum contains these proteins:
- a CDS encoding extracellular solute-binding protein, producing the protein MNEKRRTLLKAMGGTTALAGLAGCISTGGDGGDGSDGSDGGDGESGGTATLWTDLSDGEDEAMSSYIDEYESESPNTIEKNEPGGELDQQLETAIPAGEGPDSWIWAHDWIGRFAVREEPPFLYDASDDVDASLDVFTETAQEAVQFDGALHGLPFASETVALFYNEDMVDEPPETFEEMLSVMDEYHNPENGEYGLSYPVTDPYFASGFIQAYGGDIFDTESLETALDSDACKRGMDALEQLFDYVPADPGYESQIVAFADGAAPFAINGPWEIANLGEEIENLGVTTLPTVDGNNPRTYSGIQTFYFSAMLSDADQPTVDAATGLAEWYTTNEDIIETNAEEQGYIPVLSSVVEDGDLSADVQAFAQQVDHGVPIPTHPNMNAVWTPLTEALTRVFNGNQESGPALDQAASEIRENQ